One segment of Aquimarina sp. BL5 DNA contains the following:
- a CDS encoding acyloxyacyl hydrolase, translating to MILRTTILFFIISLQGFAQYEDQTGSDHSKAYYSFDVNNFYGTILKHNPDISHLITGHPSGVILSVNRKTFGNKEWQRLYNSPDYGVSFIYQNMDNEFLGENYGLYAHYNFYFFNRVLMLRLGQGLGYTTNPYDEDNNFRNVAYGSHFMSSTFAMLNLKRENIIGGLGLQTGLGVIHYSNANFKAPNKSTNTFVFNVGINYVLDTQYPEYVEKEKGTVRGSEPIGYGFIFRGGVNESDVVGSGQYPFYTIAAFADKRLNKKSSIQLGAELFFSEALERFIDFRSTGNFRGDDTTGDEDSKRIGVFLGHELRINKISILTQLGYYAYYPYDFEGQVYNRFGARYYFNKNIFGSITVRSHAAKAEAVEFSIGYRL from the coding sequence ATGATTTTACGGACTACTATACTTTTTTTTATTATTTCTCTTCAAGGTTTTGCGCAATACGAAGACCAGACAGGTTCTGATCACAGTAAAGCATATTATAGTTTTGATGTAAATAACTTCTATGGAACTATCCTGAAGCATAATCCTGATATATCACATTTGATTACAGGACATCCATCAGGAGTTATTCTTTCTGTAAATCGAAAAACTTTTGGGAATAAGGAATGGCAACGATTGTATAATTCTCCTGATTATGGAGTGTCATTTATTTATCAAAATATGGATAATGAGTTTTTAGGTGAAAACTATGGACTCTATGCGCATTATAATTTTTATTTCTTCAATCGTGTTTTGATGCTACGACTAGGTCAAGGGTTAGGGTATACAACAAATCCTTACGATGAAGATAATAACTTTAGAAATGTAGCCTATGGTTCTCATTTTATGAGTTCTACTTTTGCCATGTTAAACTTGAAAAGAGAAAATATAATAGGCGGATTGGGTTTGCAAACAGGATTGGGAGTGATTCATTATTCTAATGCTAATTTTAAAGCACCTAATAAAAGTACGAACACCTTTGTTTTTAATGTTGGGATTAATTATGTGTTAGATACCCAATACCCTGAATATGTTGAAAAGGAAAAAGGTACCGTTAGGGGCTCTGAACCTATTGGTTATGGATTTATTTTTCGAGGTGGAGTTAATGAGAGTGATGTTGTAGGATCTGGTCAATATCCGTTTTATACAATTGCAGCATTTGCAGATAAACGATTGAATAAAAAGAGTAGCATTCAGTTAGGAGCAGAATTGTTTTTTTCAGAAGCTCTAGAAAGATTTATTGATTTTAGATCTACGGGAAATTTTAGAGGGGATGATACAACAGGTGATGAAGATTCGAAAAGAATAGGTGTTTTTTTAGGGCACGAATTAAGAATTAATAAAATATCAATACTTACTCAATTGGGTTATTACGCTTATTACCCCTATGATTTTGAGGGGCAAGTATACAATCGTTTCGGAGCACGATATTATTTCAATAAAAATATATTTGGATCAATTACAGTAAGGTCACACGCAGCTAAGGCAGAAGCTGTAGAGTTTTCAATTGGATACAGATTATGA
- a CDS encoding head GIN domain-containing protein produces MKRIALIVSMFLVIACDTENALDCFQRTGDIITQEVEVADFTRILVNPGVELILKEGETTSVIIETGDNLLNEVSAIVEGGRLILSNTNDCNFVRDFNQTKIFVTAPNITEIRSATQFDISSDGILRFPSLRLLSEDFNEDNAGNITGTFTMQLDVEELDVVGNNIASFFIKGRVEDLYVGFFSGTGRFEGASLIAENVGILHRGTNKIIVNPQQSIKGEILSTGDVISVNRPSIIEVEEFFTGRLIFQ; encoded by the coding sequence ATGAAAAGAATAGCCCTTATAGTGTCAATGTTTTTAGTAATCGCTTGCGATACGGAAAACGCTTTAGACTGTTTTCAAAGAACAGGAGATATTATAACACAAGAAGTTGAGGTTGCTGATTTCACAAGAATTTTAGTGAATCCAGGTGTTGAATTAATCTTAAAAGAAGGGGAAACAACTTCTGTGATTATAGAAACTGGAGATAACTTGCTGAATGAGGTTTCTGCCATAGTAGAAGGAGGTCGTTTGATTTTGAGCAATACCAATGATTGTAATTTTGTAAGAGACTTTAACCAAACTAAAATTTTTGTTACGGCACCTAATATTACAGAAATCAGAAGTGCAACACAGTTTGATATTTCTTCAGATGGAATTTTAAGATTTCCTTCTTTGCGATTGTTATCGGAGGATTTTAACGAAGATAACGCGGGTAATATTACCGGTACTTTTACTATGCAGTTAGATGTTGAAGAATTAGATGTAGTAGGGAATAATATTGCATCGTTTTTTATCAAAGGGAGAGTGGAAGATCTTTATGTTGGTTTCTTTTCAGGTACCGGAAGATTCGAAGGAGCTAGTCTTATAGCGGAAAATGTGGGTATTTTGCATAGAGGAACAAATAAGATAATTGTGAACCCTCAACAATCGATTAAAGGAGAGATACTAAGTACTGGAGATGTTATTTCGGTAAATAGACCTTCAATAATAGAGGTTGAAGAGTTTTTTACTGGTAGATTGATATTTCAATAA